One Kitasatospora sp. MAP12-44 DNA segment encodes these proteins:
- the pafA gene encoding Pup--protein ligase: MDRRIFGLENEYGVTCTFRGQRRLSPDEVARYLFRRVVSWGRSSNVFLRNGARLYLDVGSHPEYATPECDDVTELVTHDKAGERILEGLLVDAERRLHEEGIAGDVYLFKNNTDSAGNSYGCHENYLVGRHGEFSRLADVLIPFLVTRQLICGAGKVLQTPRGAVYCVSQRAEHIWEGVSSATTRSRPIINTRDEPHADAERYRRLHVIVGDSNMSETTTLLKVGATDLVLRLIEAGVVMRDLTLENPIRAIREVSHDLTGRHQVRLANGREASALEIQEEYYSKALEFADRKGLNTGTVARVLELWGRTLEAVRDEDLGKVGTEIDWIMKYQLIERYREKHQMSMSNPRVAQIDLAYHDIHRRRGLFYLLQNKGQAQRVTTDLKTFEAKSVPPQTTRARLRGDFIRKAQEQRRDFTVDWVHLKLNDQAQRTVLCKDPFRSVDERVEKLIAGM, encoded by the coding sequence ATGGATCGCCGAATTTTCGGGCTGGAGAACGAGTACGGCGTCACGTGTACGTTCCGGGGACAACGGCGTCTGTCTCCGGACGAGGTGGCCAGGTACCTCTTCCGCCGCGTAGTTTCCTGGGGACGAAGCAGCAATGTCTTCCTGCGCAATGGCGCACGGCTTTACCTCGATGTCGGTTCGCACCCTGAGTACGCCACTCCGGAGTGCGATGACGTCACCGAGCTGGTGACGCACGACAAGGCGGGCGAGCGCATCCTCGAAGGCCTCCTGGTGGACGCCGAACGGCGCCTGCACGAGGAGGGCATCGCCGGGGACGTCTACCTGTTCAAGAACAACACCGACTCGGCCGGCAACTCCTACGGCTGCCACGAGAACTACCTGGTGGGCCGGCACGGGGAGTTCTCCCGGCTGGCGGACGTGCTGATCCCGTTCCTGGTGACCCGTCAGCTGATCTGCGGCGCCGGCAAGGTGCTGCAGACCCCGCGCGGCGCGGTCTACTGCGTGAGCCAGCGGGCGGAGCACATCTGGGAGGGCGTCAGCTCGGCGACCACCCGCTCCCGTCCGATCATCAACACCCGGGACGAGCCGCACGCGGACGCCGAGCGGTACCGGCGGCTGCACGTGATCGTCGGCGACTCCAACATGTCGGAGACCACCACGCTGCTCAAGGTCGGCGCCACCGACCTGGTGCTGCGGCTGATCGAGGCCGGCGTGGTGATGCGGGACCTGACGCTGGAGAACCCGATCCGGGCGATCCGCGAGGTCAGCCACGACCTGACGGGCCGCCACCAGGTCCGGCTGGCCAACGGCCGGGAGGCCAGCGCCCTGGAGATCCAGGAGGAGTACTACAGCAAGGCGCTGGAGTTCGCCGACCGCAAGGGCCTGAACACCGGCACGGTGGCCCGGGTGCTGGAGCTGTGGGGCCGCACGCTGGAGGCGGTGCGCGACGAGGACCTCGGCAAGGTCGGCACCGAGATCGACTGGATCATGAAGTACCAGCTGATCGAGCGCTACCGCGAGAAGCACCAGATGAGCATGTCGAACCCGCGGGTCGCCCAGATCGACCTGGCGTACCACGACATCCACCGCCGGCGCGGGCTCTTCTACCTGCTGCAGAACAAGGGCCAGGCGCAGCGGGTCACCACCGACCTGAAGACCTTCGAGGCCAAGTCGGTCCCGCCGCAGACCACTCGCGCCCGGCTGCGCGGGGACTTCATCCGCAAGGCGCAGGAGCAGCGCCGCGACTTCACGGTGGACTGGGTGCATCTGAAGCTGAACGACCAGGCGCAGCGCACGGTGCTGTGCAAGGACCCGTTCCGCTCGGTGGACGAGCGGGTGGAGAAGCTCATCGCCGGGATGTAG
- the dop gene encoding depupylase/deamidase Dop produces the protein MTVRRVMGIETEYGISVPGHPNANAMLTSSQIVNAYAAAMHRARRARWDFEEENPLRDARGFDLAREVADSSQLTDEDIGLANIILTNGARFYVDHAHPEYSSPEVTNPRDAVLWDKAGERIMAEAAARALELPNGQTIHLYKNNTDNKGASYGTHENYLMQRATPFADIVRHLTPFFVSRQVVTGAGRVGIGQDGSANGFQISQRADYFEVEVGLETTLKRPIINTRDEPHADAEKYRRLHVIIGDANLSEISTYLKLGTTSLVLAMIEAGFIAVDLAVDQPVRTLHRVSHDSSLEHLIVLRSGRKLTAVQLQMEYCELARKYVEDRYGHDADEQTIDVLARWEDVLGRLERDPMSLSKQLDWVAKKELLEGYRQRDGLDWDNPRLHLVDLQYSDVRPDKGLYNRLVARGRFERLVTEEEVLRAAHKPPEDTRAYFRGRCLEQYAEHVAAASWDSVIFDLPGRDSLQRVPTLEPLRGTRNHVKELLDRCRTAEDLVRVLSGG, from the coding sequence ATGACCGTAAGGCGCGTGATGGGCATCGAGACCGAGTACGGCATCTCCGTACCCGGGCACCCCAACGCCAACGCCATGCTCACCTCGTCCCAGATCGTCAACGCGTACGCCGCGGCGATGCACCGGGCGCGCCGCGCCCGCTGGGACTTCGAGGAGGAGAACCCACTGCGGGACGCCCGGGGTTTCGACCTCGCCCGCGAGGTGGCGGATTCCAGCCAGCTCACCGACGAGGACATCGGCCTGGCCAACATCATCCTCACCAACGGGGCCCGCTTCTACGTGGACCACGCGCACCCCGAGTACAGCTCGCCCGAGGTCACCAACCCGCGCGACGCGGTGCTCTGGGACAAGGCCGGCGAGCGGATCATGGCCGAGGCAGCCGCCCGCGCCCTGGAACTGCCCAACGGGCAGACCATCCACCTGTACAAGAACAACACCGACAACAAGGGCGCCTCCTACGGCACCCATGAGAACTACCTGATGCAGCGGGCCACGCCGTTCGCCGACATCGTCCGCCACCTCACCCCGTTCTTCGTCTCCCGCCAGGTGGTCACCGGCGCGGGCCGGGTCGGCATCGGCCAGGACGGCTCCGCCAACGGCTTCCAGATCAGCCAGCGGGCCGACTACTTCGAGGTCGAGGTCGGCCTGGAGACCACCCTCAAGCGCCCCATCATCAACACCCGGGACGAACCGCACGCGGACGCCGAGAAGTACCGCCGGCTGCACGTGATCATCGGCGACGCCAACCTCTCGGAGATCTCCACCTACCTCAAGCTCGGCACCACCTCGCTGGTGCTGGCGATGATCGAGGCCGGCTTCATCGCCGTCGACCTCGCCGTCGACCAGCCGGTGCGCACCCTGCACCGGGTCTCCCACGACTCCTCGCTCGAACACCTGATCGTGCTGCGCAGCGGCCGCAAGCTGACCGCCGTCCAGCTCCAGATGGAGTACTGCGAGCTGGCCCGCAAGTACGTCGAGGACCGCTACGGGCACGACGCCGACGAGCAGACCATTGACGTGCTGGCCCGCTGGGAGGACGTGCTCGGCCGCCTGGAGCGCGACCCGATGAGCCTGTCCAAGCAGCTCGACTGGGTCGCCAAGAAGGAGCTCCTGGAGGGCTACCGCCAGCGCGACGGCCTGGACTGGGACAACCCCCGGCTGCACCTGGTCGACCTCCAGTACAGCGACGTGCGGCCCGACAAGGGCCTCTACAACCGCCTGGTGGCGCGCGGCCGCTTCGAGCGCCTGGTCACCGAGGAAGAGGTCCTGCGGGCCGCCCACAAGCCCCCGGAGGACACCCGGGCGTACTTCCGCGGCCGCTGCCTGGAGCAGTACGCGGAGCACGTCGCGGCGGCCTCCTGGGACTCGGTCATCTTCGACCTGCCCGGCCGCGACTCCCTGCAGCGGGTCCCGACCCTGGAGCCGCTGCGCGGCACCCGCAACCACGTCAAGGAACTGCTGGACCGCTGCCGCACCGCCGAGGACCTGGTCCGGGTGCTCTCCGGCGGCTGA
- the prcB gene encoding proteasome subunit beta codes for MEANTRGTGRLPAAFLTPGSSSFIEFLADHSPELLPGRRPLPAGLTVDAPHGTTIVAAVFDGGVVIAGDRRATMGNVIAQRDIEKVFPADEYSAVGIAGTAGLAVEMVRLFQLELEHYEKIEGAVLSLEGKANRLTTMIRGNLGMAMQGLAVVPLFAGYDLDLGRGRIFSYDVTGGRSEERGFTATGSGSIFARGSLKKLYRDDLTGDEAATLVVQALYDAADDDSATGGPDLARKIFPIVSLITEDGFRRLSDDEVSTIAHSIVEHRNTRPNGPQAPLL; via the coding sequence GTGGAAGCCAACACTCGTGGCACCGGGCGTCTACCGGCTGCCTTCCTCACCCCGGGATCCTCGTCGTTCATCGAGTTCCTGGCGGACCATTCGCCGGAACTGCTCCCCGGACGGCGTCCGCTCCCCGCGGGGCTGACCGTCGATGCGCCGCACGGCACCACTATCGTCGCGGCGGTCTTCGACGGCGGGGTGGTGATCGCGGGTGACCGCCGGGCCACCATGGGCAATGTGATCGCGCAGCGCGACATCGAGAAGGTCTTCCCGGCCGACGAGTACAGCGCGGTCGGCATCGCCGGCACCGCCGGACTCGCGGTCGAGATGGTCCGGCTCTTCCAGCTGGAGTTGGAGCACTACGAGAAGATCGAGGGCGCCGTCCTCTCGCTGGAGGGCAAGGCCAACCGGCTCACCACGATGATCCGGGGCAACCTGGGCATGGCGATGCAGGGCCTGGCCGTCGTCCCGCTGTTCGCCGGCTACGACCTGGACCTCGGTCGCGGCCGGATCTTCAGCTACGACGTCACCGGCGGCCGCTCCGAGGAGCGGGGCTTCACCGCCACCGGTTCCGGTTCGATCTTCGCGCGGGGCTCGCTGAAGAAGCTCTACCGCGACGACCTGACGGGTGACGAGGCCGCCACCCTGGTCGTCCAGGCGCTGTACGACGCCGCCGACGACGACTCGGCGACCGGTGGTCCCGACCTGGCGCGCAAGATCTTCCCGATCGTCTCGCTGATCACCGAGGACGGCTTCCGCAGGCTGTCCGACGACGAGGTGTCCACGATCGCGCACTCGATCGTCGAGCACCGCAACACCCGTCCGAACGGCCCGCAGGCCCCCCTGCTGTAG
- a CDS encoding FKBP-type peptidyl-prolyl cis-trans isomerase, whose translation MEAASGGRGEEAVVSQKTKPEIDFPGGEAPAELQIRDIVVGDGAEAKPGANVEVHYVGVTFSTGEEFDASWNRNSTFRFPLGGGRVIKGWDEGVVGMKVGGRRELIIPANKAYGNQSPTPLIPAGSTLIFVVDLISV comes from the coding sequence ATGGAGGCCGCGTCAGGCGGCCGAGGAGAAGAGGCAGTTGTGAGCCAGAAGACGAAGCCGGAGATCGATTTCCCGGGTGGCGAGGCGCCGGCCGAGCTGCAGATCCGCGACATCGTGGTGGGCGACGGCGCCGAGGCCAAGCCCGGCGCGAACGTCGAGGTGCACTACGTGGGTGTCACCTTCAGCACCGGCGAGGAGTTCGACGCCAGCTGGAACCGCAACTCGACCTTCCGCTTCCCGCTCGGTGGCGGCCGGGTCATCAAGGGTTGGGACGAGGGTGTCGTCGGGATGAAGGTGGGCGGTCGGCGCGAGCTGATCATCCCGGCCAACAAGGCCTACGGCAACCAGTCGCCGACCCCGCTGATCCCGGCCGGTTCGACCCTGATCTTCGTGGTCGACCTGATCAGCGTCTGA
- the prcA gene encoding proteasome subunit alpha, protein MSTPFYVSPQQAMADRAEYARKGIARGRSVVVLTYADGIVFVAENTSRALHKVSEIYDKIAFAAVGRYNEFENLRIGGVRYADLRGYSYDRADVTARGLANVYAQTLGTIFSSVGEKPYEVELIVAEVGKATEDDQIYRLTPDGSVVDEQNTVVVGGNADSIGTYLEQRHQPGLSLAEALKVAVESLARDPNGGSPRTLTPEQLEVAVLDRHRPQQRKFKRILGGQLARLLSGDESAAAEDAGDADGKGAGGKKGPAGSADE, encoded by the coding sequence GTGTCCACACCGTTCTACGTCTCGCCTCAGCAGGCCATGGCGGACCGCGCGGAGTACGCCCGCAAGGGCATCGCGCGCGGTCGCAGCGTGGTCGTGCTCACCTACGCCGACGGCATCGTCTTCGTGGCCGAGAACACCTCCCGGGCGCTGCACAAGGTGTCCGAGATCTACGACAAGATCGCCTTCGCCGCGGTCGGCCGCTACAACGAGTTCGAGAACCTGCGGATCGGCGGCGTCCGCTACGCCGATCTGCGCGGCTACTCCTACGACCGGGCCGATGTGACGGCCCGTGGGCTGGCCAACGTCTACGCCCAGACGCTGGGCACCATCTTCTCCTCGGTCGGCGAGAAGCCGTACGAGGTGGAGCTGATCGTCGCCGAGGTGGGCAAGGCCACCGAGGACGACCAGATCTACCGGCTCACCCCGGACGGTTCGGTGGTGGACGAGCAGAACACCGTCGTGGTCGGCGGCAACGCGGACTCGATCGGGACGTACCTGGAGCAGCGCCACCAGCCGGGCCTGAGCCTGGCGGAGGCGCTCAAGGTGGCCGTCGAGTCGCTGGCCCGGGACCCCAACGGCGGCTCGCCGCGCACCCTCACGCCCGAGCAGCTGGAGGTGGCCGTGCTGGACCGCCACCGGCCCCAGCAGCGCAAGTTCAAGCGGATCCTGGGCGGCCAGCTGGCCCGGCTGCTGAGCGGCGACGAGTCGGCCGCCGCGGAGGACGCCGGCGACGCCGACGGCAAGGGCGCGGGCGGCAAGAAGGGCCCGGCCGGCTCCGCCGACGAGTAG
- a CDS encoding ferredoxin, whose translation MSVTSEATSGAAVGEPLEVWIDQDLCTGDGICVQYAPEVFELDIDGLAYVKGEDDELRQQPGDSAPVPLTLLQDVVDSAKECPGDCIHVRRVSDRVEVYGPDAD comes from the coding sequence ATGTCGGTGACCAGCGAGGCGACCAGTGGGGCAGCGGTCGGCGAGCCCCTCGAGGTGTGGATCGATCAGGACCTGTGCACAGGTGACGGCATCTGCGTCCAGTACGCGCCGGAGGTCTTCGAGCTGGACATCGACGGCCTGGCCTATGTGAAGGGCGAGGACGACGAGTTGCGCCAGCAGCCCGGCGACAGCGCGCCGGTCCCGCTGACGCTCCTTCAGGACGTGGTGGACTCGGCCAAGGAGTGCCCGGGCGACTGCATCCACGTCCGCCGGGTGAGCGACCGGGTCGAGGTCTACGGACCGGACGCCGACTGA
- a CDS encoding tRNA (adenine-N1)-methyltransferase, translating to MSEPTGATRRRGPFTVGDQVQLTDPKGRHYTFTLEAGKNFHTHKGAFPHDELIGAPEGTVVRTTGNVPYLALRPLLPDYVLSMPRGAAVIYPKDAGQILAMADIFAGARVVEAGVGSGALSTYLLRAVGDTGMLASYERRQDFADIARKNVERYFGSPHPAWKLTVGDLQDNLVEDDVDRIILDMLAPWECLDVAAKALVPGGLLCCYVATTTQLSRTVEALREHGNFTEPQSWETMVRTWHVEGLAVRPDHRMIGHTGFLLTSRRLADGVEPPLRRRRPAKGSYGEDYDSGTPEPSLAERAAARAATREDNPVIEQD from the coding sequence ATGTCCGAACCGACCGGTGCCACCCGCAGGCGGGGGCCATTCACGGTCGGGGATCAGGTTCAGCTGACCGACCCCAAGGGCCGCCACTACACGTTCACGCTCGAAGCCGGGAAGAACTTCCACACCCACAAGGGTGCGTTCCCGCATGACGAGTTGATCGGCGCCCCCGAAGGCACGGTCGTGCGCACCACGGGGAACGTTCCCTATCTCGCGCTGCGCCCTCTGCTCCCCGACTACGTCCTGTCCATGCCCCGCGGCGCCGCCGTGATCTACCCCAAGGACGCGGGTCAGATCCTGGCGATGGCCGACATCTTCGCCGGCGCCCGCGTGGTCGAGGCCGGCGTCGGCTCCGGCGCGCTCAGCACCTACCTGCTGCGCGCGGTCGGCGACACCGGCATGCTGGCCTCCTACGAGCGCCGCCAGGACTTCGCGGACATCGCCCGCAAGAACGTCGAGCGCTACTTCGGCAGCCCGCACCCGGCTTGGAAGCTCACCGTCGGCGACCTGCAGGACAACCTGGTCGAGGACGACGTCGACCGGATCATCCTGGACATGCTCGCCCCCTGGGAGTGCCTGGACGTCGCCGCCAAGGCGCTCGTCCCCGGCGGCCTGCTCTGCTGCTACGTGGCCACCACCACGCAGCTGTCGCGCACCGTCGAGGCGCTGCGCGAGCACGGCAACTTCACCGAGCCGCAGTCCTGGGAGACCATGGTCCGCACCTGGCACGTGGAGGGCCTCGCGGTCCGCCCGGACCACCGGATGATCGGTCACACCGGCTTCCTGCTGACCTCCCGCCGGCTCGCGGACGGCGTCGAGCCGCCGCTGCGCCGCCGCCGCCCCGCCAAGGGCTCGTACGGCGAGGACTACGACAGCGGCACCCCGGAGCCCTCGCTCGCCGAGCGCGCGGCCGCCCGGGCGGCCACCCGCGAGGACAACCCCGTCATCGAGCAGGACTGA
- a CDS encoding FKBP-type peptidyl-prolyl cis-trans isomerase encodes MRRIAGLLVALPMLALVACSSSTPVKSGPSAAPSSSAPAVPSPVGSASPMPTVAGDFGKKATITIPPGQPSGQFVVSTVTDGDGATVNKGDWVTVNYTAKDWTTGKDVPSSYDAGSKPQLYQAGNGQLVPAFDQSVVGRKVGSRVLVVAPPAAGFGSTGNTALGVGASDTVVFVLDVMEDVPQDAAVTGTMTQAPPTSPQVKDNGKAAPTITIPAGQPAPADLQTSVLIKGDGKPVQAGQTLVVQYTGVLWSNGQQFDSSWTHGGAQALQVGTGSVIAGWDKGLVGQTVGSRVLLTIPPSLGYGDKAQSSIPANSTLVFVIDILEAV; translated from the coding sequence GTGCGACGGATCGCCGGGCTGCTCGTAGCCCTGCCCATGCTGGCGCTCGTGGCGTGCAGCAGCAGCACACCCGTGAAGAGCGGCCCGTCCGCGGCGCCGAGCAGCTCCGCTCCGGCCGTCCCCAGCCCGGTGGGGTCGGCGTCCCCGATGCCCACGGTGGCCGGGGATTTCGGCAAGAAGGCGACCATCACCATCCCGCCCGGGCAGCCGAGCGGCCAGTTCGTGGTCAGCACGGTGACGGACGGCGACGGCGCCACCGTGAACAAGGGCGACTGGGTGACGGTCAACTACACCGCGAAGGACTGGACGACCGGCAAGGACGTGCCGAGCTCGTACGATGCGGGCTCCAAGCCGCAGCTCTACCAGGCGGGCAACGGGCAGCTGGTGCCGGCCTTCGACCAGAGCGTGGTGGGCAGGAAGGTGGGCAGCCGGGTGCTGGTGGTGGCGCCGCCGGCGGCGGGCTTCGGCAGCACGGGCAACACCGCGCTCGGGGTGGGTGCCAGTGACACCGTGGTGTTCGTGCTGGACGTCATGGAGGACGTGCCGCAGGACGCCGCGGTGACCGGCACGATGACCCAGGCCCCGCCGACCTCCCCGCAGGTCAAGGACAACGGCAAGGCCGCCCCGACGATCACCATCCCCGCGGGGCAGCCGGCGCCGGCCGATCTGCAGACCTCGGTGCTGATCAAGGGCGACGGCAAGCCGGTGCAGGCCGGGCAGACGCTGGTGGTGCAGTACACCGGGGTGCTGTGGAGCAACGGCCAGCAGTTCGACTCGTCCTGGACGCACGGCGGCGCGCAGGCGCTGCAGGTCGGGACCGGCAGTGTGATCGCGGGCTGGGACAAGGGGCTGGTCGGGCAGACCGTCGGGAGCCGGGTGCTGCTGACGATTCCGCCCTCGCTCGGCTACGGGGACAAGGCGCAGTCCTCGATCCCGGCCAACTCCACGCTGGTTTTTGTGATCGACATCCTGGAAGCTGTGTAG
- a CDS encoding ubiquitin-like protein Pup: MATKDTGGGQQRANRSSEEVEEQTAETQNSEELKERQEKLSDDVDAVLDEIDEVLESNAEDFVRGFVQKGGQ; the protein is encoded by the coding sequence ATGGCGACCAAGGACACCGGCGGCGGCCAGCAGCGGGCGAACCGCTCCTCCGAGGAGGTCGAGGAGCAGACTGCGGAAACGCAGAACTCCGAGGAGCTCAAGGAGCGCCAGGAAAAGCTGAGCGACGACGTGGACGCGGTATTGGACGAAATCGACGAAGTGCTCGAGTCGAATGCAGAGGACTTTGTTAGGGGATTTGTCCAGAAGGGTGGGCAATAG
- a CDS encoding FKBP-type peptidyl-prolyl cis-trans isomerase, with amino-acid sequence MAENASGPGEADTASGAVADPAAPRPGGPLPGDGESIVIPPSILKQQAGWAQPGQEVPAAPGTPKEEAPQVFASTVRKVQQSEADYDKAPGVGRLGAVLGTVLAVLLVGSGIALYEINKPTSSSSAADSATAAPSAPASPSAPPVPPIKTDAKVLPTVTGDVGKKATITLPAGQSPDGSFVVKPLTEGDGAKAGKGSWVSADFTLKDWTTGKDIPGSYDQGQPQIFQAGLGQLIPALDASVVGHKAGSRLLVIAPPAAAFGDQGNQSLGLGPKDTLVMVIDVERVNAPDARVSGDVTEPPADFPQVKENPGKPDTITPPAGVTDPTALKTAVLIPGKGPKVATGEKVVVQYTGVTLKDGKEFDSSLSKKQAFSFVTGGGTVIPGWDQGVVGQNVGSRIELVIPASLAYKDQPPAGSGIPANASLVFVIDILDAGVGSASS; translated from the coding sequence ATGGCTGAGAATGCGTCGGGACCGGGCGAGGCCGACACCGCGAGCGGCGCGGTCGCTGACCCGGCGGCCCCGCGGCCCGGGGGTCCGCTGCCGGGCGACGGGGAGTCGATCGTGATTCCGCCGTCGATTCTCAAGCAGCAGGCGGGCTGGGCCCAGCCCGGTCAGGAAGTGCCGGCCGCTCCCGGCACGCCCAAGGAAGAGGCCCCGCAGGTCTTCGCCTCCACGGTGCGCAAGGTGCAGCAGTCCGAGGCGGACTACGACAAGGCGCCCGGGGTGGGCCGGCTCGGCGCGGTGCTCGGCACCGTGCTCGCCGTCCTGCTGGTGGGCAGCGGCATCGCGCTCTACGAGATCAACAAGCCGACTTCGAGCAGCTCGGCGGCGGACAGCGCCACGGCGGCCCCCAGCGCGCCGGCCTCGCCCAGCGCGCCGCCCGTCCCGCCGATCAAGACGGACGCCAAGGTGCTGCCGACGGTCACCGGTGACGTCGGCAAGAAGGCGACCATCACGCTGCCGGCCGGCCAGTCCCCGGACGGCAGCTTCGTGGTGAAGCCGCTCACCGAGGGCGACGGCGCCAAGGCCGGCAAGGGCTCCTGGGTCAGCGCGGACTTCACCCTGAAGGACTGGACCACCGGCAAGGACATCCCCGGCTCCTACGACCAGGGTCAGCCGCAGATCTTCCAGGCGGGCCTGGGTCAGCTGATCCCGGCGCTGGACGCCAGCGTGGTGGGCCACAAGGCCGGCAGCCGGCTGCTGGTGATCGCACCTCCGGCGGCCGCCTTCGGCGACCAGGGCAACCAGAGCCTGGGCCTCGGCCCCAAGGACACCCTGGTGATGGTGATCGACGTCGAGCGGGTCAACGCGCCCGACGCCCGGGTCAGCGGTGACGTGACCGAGCCGCCGGCCGACTTCCCGCAGGTGAAGGAGAACCCGGGCAAGCCGGACACCATCACCCCGCCGGCCGGCGTGACCGACCCGACCGCGCTGAAGACCGCAGTGCTGATCCCGGGCAAGGGCCCCAAGGTCGCCACCGGCGAGAAGGTCGTCGTCCAGTACACCGGGGTGACGCTCAAGGACGGCAAGGAGTTCGACTCCTCGCTCAGCAAGAAGCAGGCGTTCAGCTTCGTCACCGGCGGTGGCACCGTCATCCCCGGTTGGGACCAGGGTGTCGTCGGCCAGAACGTCGGCAGCCGGATCGAGTTGGTGATCCCGGCCTCGCTGGCCTACAAGGACCAGCCGCCGGCCGGCAGCGGGATCCCGGCCAACGCCTCGCTGGTGTTCGTGATCGACATTCTGGATGCCGGAGTGGGCTCGGCCAGCTCCTAA
- the arc gene encoding proteasome ATPase, which yields MAAHDDDYNRTAGKPARGSDEAAQVSYLEQEIAVLRRKLADSPRSSRILEDRIVELQTNLAGVSAQNERLASTLREARDQIVALKEEVDRLAQPPAGFGTFLSQNEDGTADIFTGGRKLRVNVSPSLELDELRRGQEVLLNEALNIVDAFEFESIGDIVTLKEVLEDGERALVTGHTDEERVVRLAEPLRDIMLRPGDSLLMEPRSGYVYEVVPKSEVEELVLEEVPDIDYRQIGGLHAQIEMIRDAVELPYLHAELFKEYELRPPKGVLLYGPPGCGKTLIAKAVANSLAKKVAEVTGRPQGKSYFLNIKGPELLNKYVGETERQIRLVFQRAREKASEGTPVIVFFDEMESLFRTRGSGVSSDVENTIVPQLLAEIDGVEGLENVIVIGASNREDMIDPAILRPGRLDVKIKIERPDAEAAKDIFSKYLKTSLPFHPDDLKEHDGSLDSTVAAMIQAVVERMYTETEENRFLEVTYANGDKEVLYFKDFNSGAMIQNIVDRAKKMAIKDFLDHGQRGLRVSHLLAACVDEFKENEDLPNTTNPDDWARISGKKGERIVFIRTLVTGKQGAESGRSIDTVANTGQYL from the coding sequence GTGGCAGCCCACGATGACGACTACAACCGCACGGCAGGCAAGCCCGCTCGTGGTTCCGACGAGGCCGCACAGGTCTCGTACCTCGAGCAGGAGATCGCTGTCCTGCGCCGCAAGCTCGCCGACTCGCCGCGCTCGTCGAGAATTCTCGAGGACCGGATCGTCGAGCTCCAGACCAACCTGGCCGGAGTCTCCGCCCAGAACGAACGGCTCGCCTCCACCCTGCGTGAGGCCCGCGACCAGATCGTGGCCCTCAAGGAAGAGGTGGACCGGCTGGCCCAGCCACCCGCCGGGTTCGGCACCTTCCTCAGCCAGAACGAGGACGGCACCGCCGACATCTTCACCGGCGGGCGCAAACTGCGCGTCAACGTCAGCCCCAGCCTCGAACTCGACGAGCTGCGCCGCGGCCAGGAAGTACTCCTGAACGAGGCACTGAACATCGTCGACGCCTTCGAATTCGAGAGCATCGGTGACATCGTCACCCTCAAGGAGGTCCTGGAGGACGGCGAACGCGCGCTGGTCACCGGGCACACCGACGAGGAGCGGGTGGTGCGGCTCGCCGAGCCGCTGCGCGACATCATGCTCCGCCCCGGCGACTCGCTGCTGATGGAGCCGCGATCCGGCTACGTCTACGAGGTGGTCCCGAAGTCCGAGGTCGAGGAGCTCGTCCTCGAAGAGGTCCCGGACATCGACTACCGGCAGATCGGCGGTCTGCACGCCCAGATCGAGATGATCCGCGACGCGGTCGAGCTGCCCTACCTGCACGCCGAGCTCTTCAAGGAGTACGAGCTGCGCCCGCCCAAGGGCGTGCTGCTCTACGGCCCGCCCGGCTGCGGAAAGACCCTGATCGCCAAGGCGGTCGCCAACTCGCTGGCCAAGAAGGTCGCCGAGGTCACCGGCCGGCCCCAGGGCAAGAGCTACTTCCTCAACATCAAGGGCCCCGAGCTGCTCAACAAGTACGTCGGTGAGACCGAGCGGCAGATCCGCCTGGTCTTCCAGCGCGCTCGTGAGAAGGCCAGCGAGGGCACCCCCGTGATCGTCTTCTTCGACGAGATGGAGTCGCTCTTCCGCACCCGCGGCTCCGGTGTCAGCTCGGACGTGGAGAACACCATCGTCCCCCAGCTGCTCGCCGAGATCGACGGCGTGGAGGGGCTGGAGAACGTCATTGTGATCGGCGCCTCCAACCGCGAGGACATGATCGACCCGGCGATCCTGCGCCCGGGCCGGCTCGACGTCAAGATCAAGATCGAGCGTCCGGACGCCGAGGCGGCCAAGGACATCTTCTCCAAGTACCTCAAGACCTCGCTGCCCTTCCACCCGGACGACCTCAAGGAGCACGACGGGTCGCTGGACAGCACGGTCGCCGCCATGATCCAGGCGGTCGTGGAGCGGATGTACACCGAGACCGAGGAGAACCGCTTCCTGGAGGTCACCTACGCCAACGGTGACAAGGAGGTCCTGTACTTCAAGGACTTCAACTCCGGCGCGATGATCCAGAACATCGTCGACCGTGCGAAGAAGATGGCCATCAAGGACTTCCTCGACCACGGCCAGCGCGGTCTGCGCGTCTCCCACCTGCTCGCCGCCTGCGTGGACGAGTTCAAGGAGAACGAGGACCTGCCCAACACCACCAACCCGGACGACTGGGCCCGGATCTCCGGCAAGAAGGGCGAGCGGATCGTCTTCATCCGCACGCTGGTCACCGGAAAGCAGGGCGCCGAGTCCGGCCGCTCCATCGACACCGTGGCCAACACCGGCCAGTACCTGTAG